The Desulfurellaceae bacterium DNA window CATCCTGTGGTCCTCCGCCCTCGGCTGCTATCACACGACCGCTCCAATGGCTACAACCTATCGTGAACCACTCTAGAGCGGGTCATGTTAGGCTGTAGCCCTGCCGGACGCGATCCGGCAGCCCTGCTTCGACTTCGCTTCGCTCAGCACGAACGGGAGGCCGTTGGGCCTGAGCGTCAGGCGCCGCGCGCCTGAAGTCGAAGGGCGACACAGCCTCGTTATTTGCGCTAGCCCGCACGAAAGCGCTCAAAAATACTCGGCTCTATGCGTTTCCACTTCTTTTCAAAAAAATACATCTTGGTCCAGGCAGATGCATAACATAGTTCTACAAAAGGCAAATAGGGTCGGAAATCGGGGATCTCGTCCCGAAATAAGCGCTGGAGGAATCGGTCTTGAAACGGCCCCAGCCAACGCGCCAAGGCGTTGGCCACTCCGGTGCCGATGAGTTGATCTCTGCGTAAACTCTCGGCGTCTATGCCGCACACCAGTCCATCCGCGTCGGTCACAATAAAATTCTTGAGCACCGCATCCGTATAGTCAAAGCCGACCCAGACGCGGTCCGGGACGAGACGCTCGACAGCCGCTCCGAGATCACGATAGGCGGCGTCGGAGAGAATCCCCACCCGATTCAGAAAGCGCAGGTCGCGCTGGAGGCGGGGGACAAACGGCGTGTCCGCCACGTCCACACGGCGGGCCGAACGGCTGTAGGTCGCGGCGTAGAAGTCGGCGATTTTTTCGACCACCCTCGTATCGGGCTGGACAATGGGACTGCCCTCAACATAGTCCAGCCACAGTTCGTGCTCATAACGGATGGCAACCGACGGAAAATGGGGGCTGTCGTGGAACGCCTCAAGATTGCGTTCGAGTTCGGTCGCCAGCGCGGTGTCGCGAAGAATGAGCCGTTTGAAACGCCGCCCGTTCAGGGTTTCAAAAGATGTCTGCTGCGAGTTCTGGAGGCGGTTGCCAAACAGACGGGATACCAGATAGCGTAGCCGCCGCAGGAGGCGAAAGCTTTTCGTCTCGGGTGACAACATGGGGAAAGCATGGGGACGTCAGCGACCAACTATACCGCACGCCCCACCGACCGGACAAGCCGCCGGCATATCGGCCTGTTTGTCCGCTCGTTTGGCGGCGGCGGCGGCGCAGAGCGGGTCATGCTCAACCTGGCCACAGCCCTGGCCGACCGAGGCCATCGGGTCGATCTGGTCATGGGTCGCAAAGAGGGCCATTTCCTGGAGGAAATTCCCGATACGGTCACGGTCATTGACCTCAAGGTTCGCTCAGCCCGCCAACTGCTGCCCACGGTGCTGAAAATGCCGCGCGTGGCCGCCGCTCTAGCCGCCCACCTGTCAGGTTCCAGACTGCCCTGGATTCTAGGCGGTGTCCCCGGTCTGGCGGCGTATCTGAGCCACCAGCGACCGACAGCTCTTTTATCCGCCCTCAGCTATCCCAATATGACGGCAGTTTTGGCCCGTCGGCTGAGCACCGCATCAACCCGTACGGTGATCAGCGTCCATAATCACCTGTCTGTGGCCACAGCCGGGGCTGACAGAGCCGCCGACAAAACCTTTCCTCAACTGGCCCGACGTTTGTATCCCGAGGCAGACCGTATTGTTGCGGTGTCGGACGGCGTGGCCGAGGATCTGACCCACACGCTGGGCCTGCCGCGTACCCGTATCAGCACAATTTACAACCCGGTTTTTCGTCCCGATATGCTGACCCTGGCCCAAGCACCGCTCGAGCACGCCTGGTTTGCTCCGGACGCCCCGCCGGTCATCCTGGGCATTGGCAAGCTCAAGCCCCAGAAGGATTTTGGGTGTCTGATCCGGGCGTTTGCCCGTGTGCGAGCGGTCCGGCCGGCCCGATTGCTCATCTTAGGCGAAGGCTCACAGCGCGAGGCCCTGCTGTCCCTGGCCGGCCAACTCGGGGTCACCAATGATATCGCCCTGCCCGGCTTTGTGGCCAATCCCTTTGCCTATCTTGGTCGGGCTGCGGTGTTTGCCCTGTCTTCAGCCTGGGAAGGGCTGTCGAATGTCATCATCGAGGCTCTGGCGTGCGGTTGTCCGGTGGTAAGTACCGATTGTCCGAGCGGCCCGGCCGAACTCCTGGCCCGGGGAGCCTATGGGTCGCTGGTGCCGGTCGGGGATGACACGGCCTTGGCCCAGGCGCTCCTGGCAAGCCTGGACAATCCCCCCCATCGGGAGCGTTTGCTCGACCGGGCACGCCAGTTCTCGGTCGAGCGCGCGACAGAGCAGTACCTGTCCGTTCTGCTGGAAGAGTGAGTGGGGCGGTCAGTCTGACCGGCTAGTCCTGATCCAGGGCTGGAAAGTCCACCCTCGGATCACCTTGACCTGCTGCTGGGAAACAAAGATATCGGTGATCTCGTTCCGCACAGGGGTCGGTCATCGCCGATATCTTTGAACGAGGTGCGGGCCTGGATCAGGTCGTCGAGGGTATCAACCTCAGCCCACCACAGGCCCGTAATGCAGCTGGTGGCAACGAGGCCGGACTTGGCCATGGTGTCGATCACGGAGAGATACCAGCGCTGCAGGGCGGCTTTGTGACGAATAGCTCGATTGAGGGCGGTCCGAAAGGCGTCTGGGCCCGGGGTGCGAAAGACCATCAGGCCGATCGACTCGCCGTCGGTCTCCTCTGGAATCAGGGTCTTGCCGACCGCCAGCAGTTGCCGCTCGCCATTCAGGCTGACCTTCATGTCATCGTCGTCGTAGGCGGCCTTGCGGTCAATGGCCAGGGTCACCGGGGAGGACGCGTCTTGCAGCAGACGCTCCAGGACGGGCGCCTCAAACAGCGTATCGCCGTTTAACAGCACAAAATCTTCGGTCATCTCGGACCCGGCCAGCCAGCAGGTGGCCAGATTGTTCGACGCTTCGAAAAACGGATTATAACGCGTCTGGACATCCAACCCATCGGGCTGCCGTGTGGCCAGCAGCGCCTCGACCTGCTCGGCCCCAAAGCCGACCATCACGATAACCTGCTCCAGACCACACTCGGCCAGAGCCTCAAGCTGGAGTTCCAGTATCGTGCGCTCGTCGTCTATGGGCAGCAGACATTTTGGCACGCTCTCGGTCAGCGGCAGCAGCCGTCGAGCCTGGCCGGCGCTGAGTATGATCGCCTTCCGTGGCGACCGGGTGTACATATCGGCCGCCCCCCCATTCCTTCCTTCTCCATTACGCATAGTCGTGGGTTTCAGTCCTCGTCCGAGCTGAAGCTTACCGGTCATGGGGCTGTTCCCCAAGCCATCCGCCCGATATAGGAGAAAATGATGGGCAAATCAAGCTGCAGAGCCCGGAAAACGAGAGCGCTGCCCGCAGCCAAAGAATTCGGCGCCCTCGTCCTGCACGGGGAATCGGCCGTCACCAGTATCCTTGCCGGCCTGGAGCGCGCGTATTACCGGGTTCTGACCTGGAGTGTGGGCCGGGCCCTGCACTGGTATATGGTGCGGGAACTGGTGCGCCCCACCCTGCTCGCCTTTGGCGGCTTGACCGTCCTGCTGCTGACCGCCGAGCTGTTCGGGTTTTCCGATCTCATCATCAACCGCGGCTTTGGACTTGGCGCGATGCTCCAGCTGATGGGCTTTCAGCTCATCATCCTGGCCTCGACCACCCTGTCTTTTGCCTGTCTGGTCGGAATACTGGTCGGACTCGGCCGCCTCAAAACCGATCTGGAAACTCTGGCCCTGCACGCCTCGGGCGTGTCTCCACGCCAGTGTCTCGGTCCGGTGCTGACGTTTTGCGCGGCCGTGACAGTGCTGGGGCTGATCCTCAGCCTGAGCGCCTCGCCGTGGGCCAAGCGATCCCTGGACAGCCTGCAAACGTGCGTCGCGCGGGACAATCCGACCGGCCTGTTGCGTGCCGGAGAGACGCAGACCTTTGGGGACACCCGTATTCTGGCCCGGGAGGTGTCGGGCAGCGGCCAGCGCCTGGGCGGCGTGCTGCTGTGGACCCCACGCGACTCGGGCACCAGCTTTCTGGACGGGGAGACGATTTTTGCCCAGCACGGCCTCGTACAGTCCAGGGCTAACGGCGAGGCCCACCTGACCCTGTACAACGGTCTGACCCTGTCCCCGGTGCGCGGCAGCGGCAACAGCACCCGTTTCGACAGCCTGTGGACTTCGGTGCAGTATACCGAACCGCCTGCAGCCACGGCCGGGGATGAGGCGCGGGTAGAACACCTGTCGTTCCAGGACGTGGCGCGTCGCGGCTGGCCGCCGGACGGGCAGGCCGGACGGGCGGATGTACGGCTGGCCCAGACCGAGTTTCACCGCCGTCTGGCCCTGCCGGTCGCCAGCCTGGTGTTCGGCCTGCTGGCCACGCCGCTGGTCCTGTTCGGTCGGACCTTTTCCCGGGCGGCCGGCGGGTTGGCCGGCTTGCTGATCACTGCCGTGTACTACGGCCTGATCCAACTCGGCAGCGGTCTGGTCCAGGCCGGGCTGGCTTCGCCCGGGACAGGCGTCTGGCTGCCGAATATGCTGGTCGGCGGGCTGGCCCTCGTCCTGCTGTCCTTCCCCAACGGCTGGCCGCGCTGGCGGATACGCTCCGAGCGTCATCCCAGCCAGCCGTCCCAGACTACTCTGGGCGAC harbors:
- a CDS encoding glycosyltransferase, producing the protein MGTSATNYTARPTDRTSRRHIGLFVRSFGGGGGAERVMLNLATALADRGHRVDLVMGRKEGHFLEEIPDTVTVIDLKVRSARQLLPTVLKMPRVAAALAAHLSGSRLPWILGGVPGLAAYLSHQRPTALLSALSYPNMTAVLARRLSTASTRTVISVHNHLSVATAGADRAADKTFPQLARRLYPEADRIVAVSDGVAEDLTHTLGLPRTRISTIYNPVFRPDMLTLAQAPLEHAWFAPDAPPVILGIGKLKPQKDFGCLIRAFARVRAVRPARLLILGEGSQREALLSLAGQLGVTNDIALPGFVANPFAYLGRAAVFALSSAWEGLSNVIIEALACGCPVVSTDCPSGPAELLARGAYGSLVPVGDDTALAQALLASLDNPPHRERLLDRARQFSVERATEQYLSVLLEE
- a CDS encoding phosphocholine cytidylyltransferase family protein, yielding MTGKLQLGRGLKPTTMRNGEGRNGGAADMYTRSPRKAIILSAGQARRLLPLTESVPKCLLPIDDERTILELQLEALAECGLEQVIVMVGFGAEQVEALLATRQPDGLDVQTRYNPFFEASNNLATCWLAGSEMTEDFVLLNGDTLFEAPVLERLLQDASSPVTLAIDRKAAYDDDDMKVSLNGERQLLAVGKTLIPEETDGESIGLMVFRTPGPDAFRTALNRAIRHKAALQRWYLSVIDTMAKSGLVATSCITGLWWAEVDTLDDLIQARTSFKDIGDDRPLCGTRSPISLFPSSRSR
- a CDS encoding LptF/LptG family permease, whose translation is MGKSSCRARKTRALPAAKEFGALVLHGESAVTSILAGLERAYYRVLTWSVGRALHWYMVRELVRPTLLAFGGLTVLLLTAELFGFSDLIINRGFGLGAMLQLMGFQLIILASTTLSFACLVGILVGLGRLKTDLETLALHASGVSPRQCLGPVLTFCAAVTVLGLILSLSASPWAKRSLDSLQTCVARDNPTGLLRAGETQTFGDTRILAREVSGSGQRLGGVLLWTPRDSGTSFLDGETIFAQHGLVQSRANGEAHLTLYNGLTLSPVRGSGNSTRFDSLWTSVQYTEPPAATAGDEARVEHLSFQDVARRGWPPDGQAGRADVRLAQTEFHRRLALPVASLVFGLLATPLVLFGRTFSRAAGGLAGLLITAVYYGLIQLGSGLVQAGLASPGTGVWLPNMLVGGLALVLLSFPNGWPRWRIRSERHPSQPSQTTLGDQKGYILQRYVARSYAAMLLISFGFLFTGYFLVDVLERLQWFARHQAELGEVMRFYCARSPLLASRMVPMSLLLATALTVGVLSVNRELIGMRACGVSVVRALSPILLIAGLVAPAYLLLNEAVIPRTNAWADWLKITQIKSAANSGRLQRLAIWHQNGKLYHTRQLDTVNREAYDISIYELDDRGLPTSRTDAPRARHVGDGVWTLTDPVRLVIGDGSFALQPASPHIQLGAEPQTEVDTMHLSARQLSRIIHDIEASGYQATAYWVAWHMKLAAPLACVFLPAVVLFFALSGPPFPGPALTILASCGLGIGSILLSDVFASLGYNASIPPSLAGWGPSSVLFALATIFAVRSQTFDTPERVI